A single window of Chitinophaga sp. XS-30 DNA harbors:
- a CDS encoding ferredoxin--NADP reductase translates to MLEQWQTGVVTKIVDETHNTKRFWIRVTEKDKFDFKPGQFVTLDLPIHEQKNKRWRSYSIASHPNGSNEIELVIVLLEGGAGSTYLFTEVKEGSELTLRGPLGHFVLPETMDRDIFLICTGTGIAPFRSMLHHLRLHGIEHPDIYLISGSRKESDLLYKAEMMQLQQEMPGFQYIPTLSRDPSWSGRKGYVHAVYEELLADKRPAHFYLCGWKAMIDEARQKIQAMGYDRHDVHLELYG, encoded by the coding sequence ATGCTGGAACAATGGCAAACAGGCGTGGTCACGAAGATCGTGGACGAAACGCATAACACGAAAAGGTTCTGGATCCGCGTTACCGAAAAAGACAAGTTTGATTTTAAACCCGGACAGTTTGTGACCCTGGACCTGCCGATCCACGAACAGAAAAATAAACGATGGCGGAGCTACTCCATCGCCTCCCATCCCAACGGCAGTAACGAGATCGAACTGGTGATCGTATTACTGGAAGGAGGGGCCGGCTCCACTTACCTCTTTACGGAAGTAAAAGAAGGCAGTGAGCTGACCTTGCGGGGGCCGCTTGGCCATTTCGTGCTGCCGGAGACGATGGACCGTGACATTTTCCTCATCTGCACCGGTACCGGCATTGCGCCTTTCCGCTCCATGTTGCATCACCTCAGGCTGCACGGCATCGAACACCCTGATATTTACCTGATCTCCGGCTCCCGGAAGGAAAGCGACCTGCTGTACAAGGCGGAGATGATGCAATTGCAACAGGAGATGCCGGGATTCCAGTACATTCCCACTTTATCCCGCGACCCGTCCTGGAGCGGCCGGAAAGGATATGTGCATGCTGTGTACGAGGAGTTGCTGGCGGACAAAAGGCCGGCGCATTTCTACCTCTGCGGCTGGAAAGCCATGATCGATGAAGCACGGCAGAAGATACAGGCCATGGGGTATGACCGGCATGATGTTCACCTGGAACTGTATGGGTGA